The genome window GTGCCTGAATGGGCTGCAGTTTCTAACCCATGTGATATTGCTGGGGTTTGCGGAAATGGGGTGTGTAACTTGGACAGAAGCAAGACTAATGCCTCCTGTACATGCCTGCCGGGGGCTTCTAAGGTGGGAGACAGCGGCCAGTGCTCAGAGAATTCGTCGGTGTCAGCTGGGAAATGTGATAATAATCATCGGAATTCAACTGCTTCCAAGCTGAAGATGTCGATAGTACAGCAAACTAACTACTATTACCCTGAATCTTCGATTATAGCAAATTATAGTAGCATGTCCCCATTATCAAAGTGTGGGGATGCTTGTTTATCAGACTGTGATTGTGTTGCTTCCGTGTATGGGCTGAGTGAGGAAAAGCCTTACTGTTGGCTGCTGAACAGCTTGGAGTTCGGTGGATTCGAGGACACGAGTTCGACCTTGTTTGTGAAGGTTGGTCCTAATGGGTCACCTGAAGGCAACGCAACAGGATCTGGGGATTCATCTGATGGCCTCCGGGACAAGGTCTTGGTTCTTCCAATTGTTCTCAGCATGATTGTCCTTGTAGCACTCCTCTGCTTGTTGTTATATCACACTGTGTACAGAAGGAGGGCCTTGAAGAGATCCCTGGAAAGCTCCTTGATTGTGTCCGGTGCTCCAATGAATTTCAGTTACCGCGATTTGCAGTCCAGAACCGGCAATTTTTCGCAGTTGCTCGGCACAGGTCAGCATGTACATATACATATACTTTGAAAGGGatgaaattgtttgaaaaagGCAGTTGGACTTGATCAATTTGGATTAATGTTGTCTTCTCTTTTTTTCAGGAGGGTTTGGGAGTGTATACAAGGGAAGCCTTTCAGATGGGACATTGGTTGCAGTGAAGAAGCTTGACAAGGTTTTGCCTCATGGGGAGAAGGAATTCATAACTGAAGTGAACACCATTGGCTCTATGCATCACATGAACCTGGTTCGCCTATGTGGCTACTGCTCGGAAGGCTCTCACCGGTATGCATTTCATTTCATCGCCTAAAACCAATTACCACTAACcataattaaattcttatcaTCCTCTTTTGGGGTCAAGCATACTATATTTTCGAGCTTATAATGGGGTTGgaatttgatgattcttcacagGCTTCTGGTTTATgagttcatgaaaaatggttcCTTGGACAAGTGGATATTCCCCTCAAAGCATTGCCGGGACAGACTGCTAGATTGGGGAACTCGTTTCCATATAGCCATTGCTACTGCACAAGGGATTGCTTATTTTCATGAGCAGTGCAGGAATCGGATAATCCACTGCGATATCAAGCCTGAAAACATACTTCTAGATGAGAATTTCTGTCCAAAAGTTTCAGACTTTGGACTAGCAAAGCTGATGGGCAGAGAGCATTCACATGTTGTCACTATGGTGAGAGGAACTAGGGGCTATCTGGCTCCAGAATGGGTTAGCAACCGGCCTATTACTGTAAAAGCCGATGTCTACAGTTACGGAATGCTTCTCCTGGAGATCGTTGGTGGCCGGAGAAACCTTGACATGACCTTTGATGCAGAAGACTTCTTCTATCCTGGGTGGGCTTTTAAGGTATAGATCAATCAAGTTCTTGCTTCTGTAAATCACAAATTGTTAagtgtttgatattttattaacgCAAATGCCAATTCCTCTAGGAAATGAGTAATGGGACGACAAGAAAAGTTGCAGACAGGCGACTGGAAGGGGCAGTGGAGGAAGAGGAGCTAGAAAGAGCATTGAAAACTGGCTTTTGGTGCATTCAAGATGAGGTTTTCATGAGGCCTTCAATGGGGGAAGTGGTGAAGATGTTGGAAGGATCACTTGAAATCAACACACCGCCAATGCCACAGACAGTTCTGGAGCTCATGGAGGAGGGCTTAGACAATGTATACAGAGCCATGAAGAGAGAGTTCAACCAGTCCAGCTTCTTCACCATCAATAATAGTACCCATCCTTCATCAAGGGCTACATGTAGTTATTCCACAATGTCACCTAGATAGCAAAGgagaaatggaacaaattttGTTGTTGTCCCGGAATTTTATCACCTTGATAGATACTGTCCAGAAACATAATTCTTATTGATCAATTGTTACCATACATACTAATGGGCAATGAAATTAGTAGAGAACTTTGCATAGGTTGAGGTACGAAAATCTCGGTCTTTTAAAGGAGATTTAAGCCATTTCTGGTTTGACAATTTGAGAAATTGCTGTACTTGACTTCTCTTTGATTTGTCCCCACAAGGATACGATAGTCGGCCAAGTGATTTGTTGCATAGCTCACATCAATATGCATAAAATCTTCAACAATTTTGAAAGAATTCAATCTAgctctttaatttttataagctAAATCCCATTGgcataaatgatatttaataCTTCTCAATTCCCATAATTTTACATTAAATTGTAACTACAAACTCAATAATCCATTATGCCAACTTTAATCCCCTTAACTTTCATATATAACCATAATGTTGGTATCTAGTTTACATTGGTAACTTTGTTCCAAACTATTTAGATCTAACTCTAATAATTAATTACTTCATGTGACTTACATTGGActtgaaaacttgaaattatTATCAATTCCTCCTTAAGGTCATTCTGGTAACTATGATTAAGTTTGTTCGGATGAATAATGACAACAAAAGGTATATGCTGGTTTTTATTAGATGATATGAAAAtaatagggaaaaaaagaaaaaaagaatcgGATTTTGATGAGCAATCAAGTGATCCCTATGAGTGCTCATAACCactttacataattttttactaatttttttattccattttttcatGACAATTTTCCGCTACGATTTTTAAGATTATGATTACACCTTATGTTATTGatttgatatatgttttttaGAGCTATATGCTATTATTCTCTAAGAGCCCCATCGTGGATCAAGTTTAGTTTGTAGTGATTTCTTTCATTAAGgaatactctctctctctctaattgGGAAATATCATCAATATGTTGGTGGACATTGAAGTGACATATAAGATAGTTTGTGGTGATTTCTTTCATTAAGGAatactctctttctctctctctctaattgGGAGACGTCATCGATATGTTGGTGGACATTGAAGTGACATAAGGGGAGATGGATAGATATTGAAGTGACATATAGGAGAGATATATCCATCTACCAAAGTTtcgattatttttttaaaatttgatatttttgccATTTACATATTtaagagaataaaatataaaagagttaaatatcTTAATCCTcgtaaaat of Vitis riparia cultivar Riparia Gloire de Montpellier isolate 1030 unplaced genomic scaffold, EGFV_Vit.rip_1.0 scaffold823_pilon_pilon, whole genome shotgun sequence contains these proteins:
- the LOC117910710 gene encoding G-type lectin S-receptor-like serine/threonine-protein kinase At5g24080, with protein sequence MASSSSPTRVLFFLALAGLVGVATGSVGLGARLVAKENRAWVSENGTFAFGLSPVESDDRYQLGIWFGQLPGDRTMVWSASRNSPVGKDAVLELDSTGNLLLLDGDATVWSSNTSGEGVETAYMSESGNFILYNGTNFPLWQSFSHPSDTLLPNQPLTASMQLTSSSPAHGGYYTLQMLQQPTSLSLGLIYNLPDSYITSLQSYANYSYWSGPDISNVTGDVVAVLDEAGSFGIMYGSSSDGAVYVYKSDTDEKGLSSSVNQTVRPLVLRRLILEMNGNLRLYRWDDDVNGTRQWVPEWAAVSNPCDIAGVCGNGVCNLDRSKTNASCTCLPGASKVGDSGQCSENSSVSAGKCDNNHRNSTASKLKMSIVQQTNYYYPESSIIANYSSMSPLSKCGDACLSDCDCVASVYGLSEEKPYCWLLNSLEFGGFEDTSSTLFVKVGPNGSPEGNATGSGDSSDGLRDKVLVLPIVLSMIVLVALLCLLLYHTVYRRRALKRSLESSLIVSGAPMNFSYRDLQSRTGNFSQLLGTGGFGSVYKGSLSDGTLVAVKKLDKVLPHGEKEFITEVNTIGSMHHMNLVRLCGYCSEGSHRLLVYEFMKNGSLDKWIFPSKHCRDRLLDWGTRFHIAIATAQGIAYFHEQCRNRIIHCDIKPENILLDENFCPKVSDFGLAKLMGREHSHVVTMVRGTRGYLAPEWVSNRPITVKADVYSYGMLLLEIVGGRRNLDMTFDAEDFFYPGWAFKEMSNGTTRKVADRRLEGAVEEEELERALKTGFWCIQDEVFMRPSMGEVVKMLEGSLEINTPPMPQTVLELMEEGLDNVYRAMKREFNQSSFFTINNSTHPSSRATCSYSTMSPR